In Sphingopyxis sp. 113P3, one DNA window encodes the following:
- a CDS encoding NADPH:quinone oxidoreductase family protein, whose amino-acid sequence MRALEVRELAPDHRGCRLVERPAPEPGPGEVRVRVRAAAVNFPDLLMTRGAYQLKPELPFVPGLEFAGEVDALGADVQGWARGDAVVGANRLGAMAEYCIVPASALRPKPAALSMEDAAAYGVAYLTAYVALVRCGRVAAGDWVLVHGAAGGVGLAAVDLAKVLGARVIAAASTPSKREAIADLYTPDAVIAAEPGFRGSVKAITGGKGADLIFDPVGGDVFDESTRCIAFDGRLLVVGFASGRIPEISVNMPLIKGFSVVGVRAGEYGRRFPERGGENLAAIDTLAAEGRIRPHVHAVLDLADWRDAFAMIERREVVGKLILRP is encoded by the coding sequence ATGCGGGCATTGGAGGTGCGCGAATTGGCGCCCGATCATCGCGGCTGCCGGCTTGTCGAACGCCCAGCGCCCGAGCCCGGACCTGGCGAGGTGCGCGTGCGGGTTCGCGCAGCGGCGGTCAATTTTCCCGATCTGTTGATGACGCGAGGAGCCTATCAGCTCAAACCCGAGCTGCCGTTCGTGCCGGGACTCGAATTTGCCGGCGAGGTCGATGCGCTCGGCGCAGATGTTCAAGGCTGGGCGAGGGGCGATGCGGTGGTCGGCGCAAATCGGCTGGGCGCGATGGCTGAATATTGCATCGTTCCCGCAAGCGCGCTCCGCCCCAAGCCAGCAGCGCTCAGTATGGAAGACGCAGCGGCCTATGGCGTGGCCTATCTTACGGCTTATGTCGCGCTCGTGCGCTGCGGGCGCGTCGCGGCGGGCGACTGGGTGCTCGTGCACGGCGCTGCGGGCGGCGTCGGGCTGGCGGCAGTCGATCTGGCGAAGGTGCTCGGCGCGCGCGTGATCGCGGCCGCGAGCACTCCCTCGAAGCGCGAGGCGATTGCCGATCTCTATACGCCCGACGCCGTGATCGCGGCCGAGCCGGGCTTTCGCGGGTCGGTAAAGGCGATCACGGGCGGGAAGGGGGCCGACCTCATCTTCGACCCGGTGGGCGGGGACGTCTTCGACGAATCGACGCGTTGCATCGCCTTTGACGGGCGGCTGCTTGTCGTCGGCTTCGCCTCGGGCCGGATCCCGGAGATTTCGGTGAACATGCCGCTGATCAAAGGCTTTTCGGTCGTCGGCGTACGCGCGGGTGAATATGGGCGCCGCTTTCCCGAGCGCGGGGGCGAGAATCTGGCGGCGATCGACACGCTCGCCGCCGAAGGACGCATCCGCCCGCATGTTCATGCCGTTCTCGACCTTGCTGACTGGCGAGACGCCTTTGCGATGATCGAGCGGCGCGAGGTGGTGGGGAAACTGATTCTGCGGCCATAG
- a CDS encoding sugar MFS transporter, giving the protein MALAPDTASSTDPRPGSDSSAHVDAPELRLFVMGLFFIFGGITSLNDVIIPKLKELFTLNYTQAMLVQFCFFTAYLVIGIPGAKLVKKIGYMRGAVAGLLTMLVGCLLFIPASQNAIYELFLLALFVLASGVVIVQVVSNPLISLLGKPETAHSRLTFAQAFNSLGTTLFPLVGAGLILGSIVNLKAEDLSGPALAAYRTAESQAIVNGYLGIAVALAIVAAAVWMFRNRLPHDAESMSGGELVRLPRYLAGLALIVGGALAATSINSVIGLLLILLAPVVWLYGNDLLKRRRFGFGALCIFLYVGAEVAIGSLIINYLAEDRVLGQPEAVIGWMVFFYWGGAMLGRFAGSLLMYLGISPGKLLAFNAVGAILLILISANSSGELAAYSLLAIGLMNSIMFPTIFSLASERLGNRAADGSGIINVAIFGGAVVPVATGALADAAGGNLALALTLPALCYAVIAAYGIYARRPAVDAPAA; this is encoded by the coding sequence ATGGCCCTAGCGCCCGATACCGCCAGCAGCACCGACCCGCGCCCCGGCTCGGACAGCAGCGCCCATGTCGACGCACCCGAGCTGCGCCTCTTCGTGATGGGCCTTTTCTTCATCTTCGGCGGCATCACGTCGCTCAACGACGTGATCATCCCGAAGCTCAAGGAATTGTTCACACTCAACTATACGCAGGCAATGCTCGTGCAGTTCTGCTTCTTCACCGCCTATCTGGTGATCGGCATCCCAGGGGCAAAGCTCGTCAAGAAGATCGGCTATATGCGCGGCGCTGTCGCGGGCCTTCTCACAATGCTCGTCGGCTGCCTGCTCTTCATCCCAGCATCGCAAAACGCGATTTACGAACTCTTCCTGCTCGCCCTGTTCGTGCTGGCGAGCGGAGTCGTGATCGTGCAGGTTGTCTCCAACCCGCTGATTTCGCTTCTCGGCAAGCCCGAAACCGCGCACAGCCGCCTCACTTTTGCGCAGGCCTTCAATTCGCTCGGGACGACGCTGTTTCCGCTGGTGGGAGCGGGGCTCATCCTTGGCAGCATCGTCAACCTCAAAGCCGAAGATCTTTCGGGCCCCGCGCTCGCCGCCTATCGCACCGCCGAGAGCCAGGCGATCGTCAACGGTTATCTCGGCATTGCCGTTGCGCTCGCGATCGTCGCCGCCGCGGTGTGGATGTTCCGCAACCGGCTGCCGCACGATGCCGAGAGCATGTCGGGCGGCGAGCTTGTCCGCCTGCCGCGCTATCTTGCTGGCCTTGCGCTGATAGTCGGCGGCGCGCTTGCCGCGACCAGCATCAACTCGGTCATCGGCTTGCTGCTTATCCTGCTCGCGCCGGTCGTATGGCTGTACGGCAATGATCTCCTCAAGCGCCGCCGCTTCGGCTTCGGCGCGCTGTGCATCTTCCTCTATGTCGGCGCCGAAGTCGCGATCGGGTCGCTGATCATCAATTATCTGGCCGAGGACCGCGTGCTCGGCCAGCCCGAAGCGGTCATCGGCTGGATGGTGTTCTTCTATTGGGGCGGCGCCATGCTCGGCCGTTTCGCCGGCTCTCTCCTGATGTATCTTGGTATCAGTCCCGGCAAGCTCCTCGCCTTCAACGCGGTAGGCGCGATCCTTCTCATCCTGATTTCGGCGAACAGCAGCGGGGAGCTCGCGGCCTATTCGCTGCTCGCGATCGGTCTGATGAACTCGATCATGTTCCCGACGATCTTCAGCCTTGCGAGCGAGAGACTTGGAAATCGCGCCGCGGACGGGTCGGGGATCATCAATGTGGCAATATTTGGCGGCGCGGTCGTGCCTGTGGCGACCGGCGCGCTTGCCGACGCCGCAGGCGGCAATCTCGCGCTCGCCTTGACGCTGCCAGCGCTCTGCTACGCGGTCATCGCGGCCTACGGCATCTATGCACGGAGACCCGCGGTCGATGCACCCGCCGCCTAG
- the ybaK gene encoding Cys-tRNA(Pro) deacylase yields the protein MSRATRATRALEQAGIAFTIHSYDYDPAAERVGLQAAEALGEAPERVLKTLMLRVDGKPACAILASDREVSMKKLAAALGGKSAAMMPVAEAERVSGYKVGGVSPFGQMRQVPAVIDEAALALAHVYINGGQRGLQLRLAPGDAAGLLRAVIAPIAA from the coding sequence ATGTCGCGGGCCACGCGGGCGACAAGGGCGCTCGAACAGGCGGGAATCGCCTTTACCATCCACAGCTATGATTATGATCCCGCGGCAGAGCGCGTCGGCCTGCAGGCGGCCGAGGCTCTGGGCGAGGCGCCCGAGCGCGTCCTGAAAACACTGATGCTGCGCGTGGACGGAAAACCCGCCTGCGCGATTCTTGCATCCGACCGCGAGGTATCGATGAAAAAGCTTGCCGCGGCGCTCGGCGGCAAGTCGGCCGCGATGATGCCGGTCGCGGAAGCCGAGCGCGTCTCGGGCTACAAGGTGGGCGGCGTCAGCCCCTTTGGACAGATGCGCCAGGTGCCTGCCGTCATCGACGAGGCCGCGCTCGCGCTCGCGCACGTCTATATCAATGGCGGGCAGCGCGGGCTGCAGCTGCGGCTTGCCCCAGGCGATGCGGCAGGGTTGCTCAGGGCCGTGATCGCGCCAATCGCCGCCTAG